The Oecophyllibacter saccharovorans sequence AACGAAAGGGGCAGTTCAGCCCGAAGGCTCGGCGGAAATCCATCGCCGTCGGATAAATTATCTACTGCCGTGCCGCCGCAGGATCAAGAGCGATCTGCAAGGAACTGAAAATACCGTCGAACAGGCCCCAACAGAGGCGCTGCAATCCGACACTGACCGGCTTTCCCGAAAACCGCAGGAAGGGACGCGCGTTTCCTGCATGAAACGCGCGTCCCAAGTGCCCTTGCCTTCGGGCACGGTGCCCCGAGTCTGCCTGCTCAGGCCCGGCGTTCGGCCATGATCTCTTCAGCCACATTGCGCGGCACCGGCTCATAGTGATGGAACTGCATCGTGAACGAGGCACGTCCCTTGGTGGCTGAGCGCAGATGGGAAATGTAGCCGAACATCTCCTTCAGCGGCACCTGAGCCCGGATCAGAACCGTAGAGCCGGCTGTTTCCTGATTCTGGATGATGCCACGACGGCGGTTGAGGTCACCCACCACGTCACCGACGTGATCGTTCGGCGTGGTGATTTCAACATCCATGATCGGCTCGAGAATAACAGGGCCGGCCTGTTTCATACCCTCGCGGAAACAGGCCTTGGCAGCGATTTCAAAGGCCAGCGCCGAGGAGTCGACATCATGGTATTTGCCGTCCAGCAGCGTGAACTTGAAGTCCACGGTTTCGAAGCCGGCCAGCACGCCCGTGGTCGCCTGGTTACGGATGCCCTTCTCAACAGCCGGAATATATTCTTTCGGCACCGCGCCGCCGACAACGCTGTTTTCGAAGATGATCTCGTCCTTCTTTTCCGAAGGTTCGAACTTGATCTTCACCTCAGCGAACTGACCGGAACCACCCGACTGTTTCTTGTGGGTATAGGTCTCGATATGCGGCTTAGTAATGGTCTCACGATACGCCACCTGTGGTGCGCCGATATTGGCTTCCACCCCGTATTCACGACGCAGGCGGTCGACAATGATGTCGAGATGAAGCTCACCCATGCCGGAAAGAATGGTCTGACCGGTTTCCTGATCAGTGCGCAGCTGCAGGGAAGGATCTTCCGCAGTCAGCTTCTGCAGAGCCAGGGTCATTTTCTCAACCGCTTCCTTGGTCTTCGGCTCAACGGAGATGTCGATCACCGGCACCGGAAACTGCATGCGTTCCAGAACGACAGGATCGCTGGGATCAGCCAGGGTATCGCCTGTGCCTGTATCTTTCAGACCCACGAAAGCAGCGATATCGCCGGCATAAACCGTTTTGACTTCCTGGCGCTTGTCAGCATGCATCTGGAACATACGCCCGACGCGTTCCTTGATGCCCTTGGTGGTGTTCAGAACGGTGTCGCCCGTGCTGAGCTGGCCGCGATAGACACGCACGAAGGTCAGGGTGCCGTATTTGTCGGAAATGATCTTGAAAGCCAGACCGGCAAACTTGCCTTCCGGATCCACCGGCACGATCGGCAGGAAGCTCTCATCCACTTCCTCGTCTTCCGGCGGGGCAATGCGGATGCCTTCGACCTCGTCAGGGGCCGGCAGGTAGTCGATCACCGCATCGAGAAGCGGCTGGACACCCTTGTTCTTGAAGGCCGTGCCACACAGCACCGGACGGAACTCACCGGAAATGGTGCCCTTCTTGATGCAGCGCTTCAGCGTCTCTTTGCTGACGTCACCCTTCTCGAAATACTCTTCCATCGCTGCTTCATCAACGGCCAGAGCGGTATCAAGCAGCTCCTGGCGTGCTTCAGCAGCTTTTTCCTTCAGATCGTCAGGGATGTCCTCGTAGTGGAACTTAGCCCCGAGCTCACCGCCTTCCCAGACGATAGCGCGCATTTCGATCAGATCGACAACGCCGATGAAGTTTTCTTCAGCACCGATCGGCAGCTGCAGGGGCAGGGCCACGATGTCCAGCTTTTCCTTCAGCGTTCCGAAAGCATGCCAGAAGTCAGCGCCTGTACGGTCGAGCTTGTTGATGAAGATGATACGCGGAACGTTGTAGCGATCGGCCAGACGCCAGTTCGTTTCCGACTGGGGCTGAACACCGGCCACCCCTTCAATCACGAAGATCGCGCCATCGAGCACACGCAGCGAACGGTTGACCTCGATGTTGAAGTCGATATGGCCCGGCGTGTCGATGATGTTGATCCGGTTGCCTTCCCACTCGCATGTCACGGCAGCTGAGGTGATGGTGATGCCGCGTTCACGCTCCTGAGCCATGTAATCTGTCGTGGTATTGCCTTCATGCACTTCACCGATCCGGTGGGACATGCCGGTATAGTACAGAATGCGCTCGGTGGTGGTGGTCTTGCCGGCATCAATGTGGGCGGTAATGCCGATATTGCGGATTTTAGAAAGTTCTGCGTGCTCGGACACGTAATATCTCCAAAGGGGCGAAGTGCGGAAAACTCATGGCAGCTGCTGCGCTTAAAGACCTTAAAGACAAGGTGTTACCTGCAGTGCAACAGCAGAGCCGGAAGGGCTTATCAGTTTTCCGACCGTTTCTTTCAGACTGCCTGAGCCTGAAGGCCTGAAAATGAAAGAAAGGGGTTCCGGTCTCACCGGAACACCCTCCCCTGACCTGCCTGTTCTACAATCTCTCAGGCAGCCTGACGAGCTGCAGCCTTGCGTTCCTGCGCACGCAGGATACGACGCTTAATGATCAGGGCTTCCGGGGTCAGCTTGCGGTTGGGCGTGCCAAGCAGAAAGCTGTCCAGGCCGCCATTATGCTCAATGGTGCGCAGCCCCTGGGTCGATACACGCATGTGCACGCAAGCGCCCAGAATGTCGGACAGCAAGGTGGCATCCTGGAGATTGGGCAGAAAACGGCGACGGGACTTGTTGTTGGCGTGGCTGACGTTGTTGCCCGTCAACACCCCTTTGCCCGTGACTTGGCAACGGCGAGACATAGATCTTCCTCGGTGTTATGAGACGCGCGGCCTGTTCCGCCCTGCGCGTTACGTAAATAAGGCGGCCTTATCCCGCAGCTTGCACCTTTCGTCAAGCCCCGACGGTATTTTACCCTTCACCCGCCTGCTGAGCTGCCCACATCTCGGCATACACCCCTCCGCGTGCCAGCAGAGCCGCATGATCTCCCTCCTCGACAATGCGCCCCTGATCAAGGACAAGAATGCGGTGAGCGTCCTGCACGGTCGACAGGCGATGAGCAACCACCAGGGTCGTGCGCTGGCGCGACAGAGCCGCTAGTTCTTTCTGGATAGCCGCTTCCGTTCGCGTATCCAGCGCACTGCTGGCCTCGTCCAGCACCAGGAGAGAGGGATTGCGCAGGATGACCCGCGCGATGGCCACGCGCTGCCTCTCGCCACCCGACAGCTTCAGGCCGCGTTCTCCGACCATCGTCTCAAAACCCTGCGGGAGGCTGTCGATGAATGCGCCGATCTGCGCCCGATATGCCGCTTCCCGCACCTCTTCAGGCGTGGCACCGATACGCCCGTAAGCGATGTTGTCCCCGATTGAGGCATTGAACAGGGCACAGTCCTGCGGCACCACACCGATCAGGCGGCGCAGATCTTCCAGAGCGATATGAGGCAGGTCATAACCAGCCACGCTGACCCGCCCTTCCTGCGGGTCATAGGCACGTGTCAGCAGGCGCGCCAGTGTGGACTTGCCGGAACCCGTCCGTCCCACCACTGCAAGCGTCTCGCCGGGCGCGATGGTGAAACTGATGTCATGCAGGATGGGGCGCCCCGCCTCATAGCCGAAGGTCACATGCGAAAACACCACGCCCACGCCTCTGGTTTCAGGATTTGTCGCTTCCTTCGGCGGCTGCCCCAGGGAGGCCGGCAGATGGGCCGGTTCAGCCGGGCTGAGGATTTCAGGCTGGAGCGCCAGCAGTTCGAGATAATTCTCGATATCAACACGTGCATTGCGCCAGCCGGCCCCGACATAATTCAGCATTCCCACTGAGGCATAGATGCTGCGCAGGTAGGTGCCGATGAGCACGAACTGAGCCACGCCGATTCGTCCAGCCAGAATGTCCCACGCTGCCAGACCCAGCAGGGCAGTGGTGCTCAGGGCGATAAGCACATTGCGGCAGAGCTGCGAACCACTGACGAGGTATTGCAGCCTGATTTCAGCTTTCAGCAAGGCCTGCCGGCGTTTCTCATGCCCCTGCAGTTCATGGGAAGCATTGTCGAAGGCACGGACCGTTTCGGCATTAAGCAGACTGTCGACCAGATGATGGTGCACCTCGCCGCTCAGCCGGTTGCGCTCCCGGCGCGCATCCATCCGCCAGCGCGTGAAGAAATAGGAAACCCCGCCATACAGGGCGACAGTCAGCAAAAGCACCAGCAGGTAAAAGCCACTGAAAACCTTGAGGATGATCCCGAATGTCAGGACCAGCGTCAGAAGGTTGGGCAGTACGCTTGAGAGGGCCAGATCCAGGATAGTACCGACAGCTTCCGCCCCGCGATCCAGCACTCGGGTCAGCGCGCCGGTCTGGCGCCCCAGATGAAAACGCGCGCCCAGCCGGTGAATCTGCGCCAGCCCCAGCAGAGCCACACGTTTCTTGAACTGAGCCTTGACGGGACTGACCAGGATTTCACGTACGGGGCCGGTAATACCGCTGATCAGCCTGATCACGGCATATTGCGCCATCAGCGCCGTCAATGCGCCTACCAGAACCGGGGTGCCCGCAGCAGGCGCCAGCACAGCCACAAGACGGCTGAACAGCCAGGGCGTAGCCACGGAAGTACCGCTTTCCATGAAAAGAAGCCCGATGGCACAGCCCAGACGCAGTCCGACAGGCCAGAACGGAACCGGACGCAGGCGTTGCCAGAACGTTCGCAAGGGCAGCATTGGACCGGCCTCATAAGTGGCAGGATCAAGAAAGGCCGTCGTGCAGAACCGTTGACTGGCCTGGGCTTCCGTCTGCCCAGCAGCCCCTGAAGCTGTCTGATCAGTCCCCTCATCCGATGCTTGGGAGGTGCAAAGCGCCGCTGAGGCGGGCGCCGACTGGGAACTAGATGACCGGGAACTGGAAGAAGAAGATTGCGGAGAAACTGAAGGCGCCATGGTGGGACTATGAATGGTGGGCGACCAGCTTTGCAATTCTTTCCCTGCATGCCAAAAGAATCCGGTGACTTCCAAACCCCACCGACATTCTCCTCATGCGACACCTTCCCTTAAAGCGCCGCTTTCCGCCCCAGGCACGTGTCAGCCTTTTCTTCGCCATATCGCGCGTTGTCACAATATAATCTTGCCTGAAAACAGCCCCCTGAGCCGCTGGGTGCCTTTTCGCATGCCAGGCGAGAAAGACGGTCGACCAGTCATGAACTCTATTGGCTGGCTGTCGCGTCAATGGGCTGAAAACCTGCGCCTGCACCCGCTCCTGAAAGGCCTGTTCATCTTCACCCCTGGCCTTTCCGCTTTTTCCGATACGCCCTTTTCAACCGTTGATCTGGCAGCTGACATTTCGCTGGAGGCGCTCAGCCTTTCCCTGGCCCGCGCAGACCTCTACAGGCCTTTTAATGAAGCATTCGACGTCCACAGGCCGGGCGCGGCATTTGCCATCCGCGACTTCGCTGCTCAACCGCCTTCTCTGGGCCGCATAGACCGCGGCCTGATTCCCCTGCTGGGGACGGAAGCCTGTGGGGTGCATCTCAATGGTTTGGTGCGCAAATCTGAGGGGCTTTTTCTCTGGGTAGGTCGGCGGAGCGCTGACAAGCGCCTTGATCCCGGCAAGCTTGATCATCTGGTAGCCGGCGGCATGAGCGCAGGGCTGACGCCCTGGCAGACACTTATGAAGGAAGGGGCAGAGGAAGCCGGGCTCCCACTGGCGCTTCTGGAAAACGCTGAATACGCCAGCCAGATCTGCTATACTATGGAACGGCCTGAAGGCCTGCGCCGGGATCGGCTGTTCTGTTTCGACCTCTTTCTGCCTGAGGCGTTTCAGCCCCAGCCGATAGACGGAGAAGTGGAAAGCTTTCACCTCCTGCCGATCGAAGAGGTTTTTACCCTGGTTCGCGATACGGAAGCCTTCAAGTTCAACGTCTCTCTCGTCCTGATTGATCTTTTTCTTCGGTTAGAATTGTTCTCTCAAGACGATGCCACCACTCTTGCAGCAGCTCTTTATCCTGAGCCTGCCTCCCTTTCCCCGGAACAGCCATGAGACAGCTTCACGCAGGGCAACACGTCTTTCTTCTCGCCGCCCTGTGACTTTTCCTGTCGTTTCTGGCAGACCCGCTCAAGAGGTTGCTACTTCACTTCCGCCTCTTTACTCCAGGATGTACTCCCAATGACTGATACACCCGCCGCGCGGCCTCGGAACGAATACCGACGTTCCGGCAGATTCCACGATAAAAGCGACAACAAGCTCGAGACCCTCAACCGGCGTGCAACCTATGCACTCCAGCGGCGGGCACGCACCTACCTGGCCCTCACCTTCATCGGACTCGGCCTTTATTCACTGTGGAATCTCATTCCGGCCCTGCTCTGGGGCACCGTCTTCGCCATCTGCCTGTGGCCCATCTATGAACGCATGGAAAAACGTTGCGGCCATTCCATGTGGCTTCCGGCGGCCTTCACCACCCTGCTGGCCCTGGTTTTCCTGATTCCGATCTTCTTTGTCGGCTATCGCCTGACTGACGAGCTGCACAATGCCAGCCGCTGGCTGGAGAGCATCCGGCAGTCCGGCATTCCGATGCCGCAATGGATCGACCGTTTGCCCTTTCGCGCAGCGGCCATCCATCACTGGTGGGAAAACACCCTGGCTCAGCCGCAATATCTCAACCACCTCTTTTCCACCCTCGATATCAGCCATCTCTTCTCCACCCTTGATATCGGCCACAGCATGCGCGTGACCCGGCAGGTCGGGTCTGAAGTCCTGCACCGGGGGCTGCTGTTCGCTTTCTCACTGCTGACCCTCTTCTTCCTGCTCAAGGATGGTCAAGGCATCACGGCCCGTTGCCTGCGCGGCTCCAACCGCCTCTTCGGCCCGCAGGGCAAACGACTGGCTCGCCAGATCATATTCTCCATTCACGGCACACTTTCGGGGCTCGTGCTGGTCGGGTTGGGTGAAGGCGCCATCATGGGCGTGGCCTATATGTTTGCCGGCGCGTCCCAACCCCTGATTTTCGCACTGGGCACAGCTGTCTGCGCCATGGTGCCCTTTCTCGGCTGGGTGGCGGTCACGTCGGTCAGCCTGCTCATTCTCGTCAAAGGCAACATGGTTGGTGCCCTCGTTGTCTGGCTGCTGGGTGCCGTGCTGCTGTTCGTGGCTGACCATTTCGTGCGTCCTGTCCTGATCGGCGGCACGACGAAAGTACCCTTCATGTGGGTGCTGCTGGGGATCCTGGGCGGCGCTGAAACCTGGGGCCTGCTCGGCCTTTTCCTTGGCCCGGCCATCATGGCGGTGCTGCATCTGCTGTGGATCCACTGGACGGACAGCTACGCACAACGCAAAGCGCTTGAAGCCAGTGAGGAAACACCGGAACTTCAAGCAAAGAAAAGCTGATTTTTAGGTAAACCGCAGGACTGGTCGGGCAGGCGGGATTCGAACCCACGACCTCCAGTCCCCCAGACTGATGCGCTACCAGGCTGCGCTACTGCCCGTCGTCCTGCGGTGCCTGCTGTTTAGCAGGCTCTCCTTCTCGTTGGCAACAGATTTTTCCGTCAGGGGCGTTTATTCAGCTCCTTTCGCATTTCGATCTGAGCAGGTTTCAACGCCGCTCAAAATCCTGTCAGCCCGCTTCAGTCCAGAAACAGGCTTCGCAGCTCCTTCAGCTCCACAAGCAACGCAGCCACTCCCTCGCGCAGGCGGGCATTGGCATCGGTCATCTGCTCACCATGCGCCTGATGGTGCTGTGCTCTTTCAAGGGCCTGTCGAAGACTCTCCAGCTCCGCACGGCAACCGGCCAGTTCGGCTG is a genomic window containing:
- the fusA gene encoding elongation factor G, giving the protein MSEHAELSKIRNIGITAHIDAGKTTTTERILYYTGMSHRIGEVHEGNTTTDYMAQERERGITITSAAVTCEWEGNRINIIDTPGHIDFNIEVNRSLRVLDGAIFVIEGVAGVQPQSETNWRLADRYNVPRIIFINKLDRTGADFWHAFGTLKEKLDIVALPLQLPIGAEENFIGVVDLIEMRAIVWEGGELGAKFHYEDIPDDLKEKAAEARQELLDTALAVDEAAMEEYFEKGDVSKETLKRCIKKGTISGEFRPVLCGTAFKNKGVQPLLDAVIDYLPAPDEVEGIRIAPPEDEEVDESFLPIVPVDPEGKFAGLAFKIISDKYGTLTFVRVYRGQLSTGDTVLNTTKGIKERVGRMFQMHADKRQEVKTVYAGDIAAFVGLKDTGTGDTLADPSDPVVLERMQFPVPVIDISVEPKTKEAVEKMTLALQKLTAEDPSLQLRTDQETGQTILSGMGELHLDIIVDRLRREYGVEANIGAPQVAYRETITKPHIETYTHKKQSGGSGQFAEVKIKFEPSEKKDEIIFENSVVGGAVPKEYIPAVEKGIRNQATTGVLAGFETVDFKFTLLDGKYHDVDSSALAFEIAAKACFREGMKQAGPVILEPIMDVEITTPNDHVGDVVGDLNRRRGIIQNQETAGSTVLIRAQVPLKEMFGYISHLRSATKGRASFTMQFHHYEPVPRNVAEEIMAERRA
- a CDS encoding NUDIX hydrolase, yielding MNSIGWLSRQWAENLRLHPLLKGLFIFTPGLSAFSDTPFSTVDLAADISLEALSLSLARADLYRPFNEAFDVHRPGAAFAIRDFAAQPPSLGRIDRGLIPLLGTEACGVHLNGLVRKSEGLFLWVGRRSADKRLDPGKLDHLVAGGMSAGLTPWQTLMKEGAEEAGLPLALLENAEYASQICYTMERPEGLRRDRLFCFDLFLPEAFQPQPIDGEVESFHLLPIEEVFTLVRDTEAFKFNVSLVLIDLFLRLELFSQDDATTLAAALYPEPASLSPEQP
- a CDS encoding ABCB family ABC transporter ATP-binding protein/permease, with amino-acid sequence MLPLRTFWQRLRPVPFWPVGLRLGCAIGLLFMESGTSVATPWLFSRLVAVLAPAAGTPVLVGALTALMAQYAVIRLISGITGPVREILVSPVKAQFKKRVALLGLAQIHRLGARFHLGRQTGALTRVLDRGAEAVGTILDLALSSVLPNLLTLVLTFGIILKVFSGFYLLVLLLTVALYGGVSYFFTRWRMDARRERNRLSGEVHHHLVDSLLNAETVRAFDNASHELQGHEKRRQALLKAEIRLQYLVSGSQLCRNVLIALSTTALLGLAAWDILAGRIGVAQFVLIGTYLRSIYASVGMLNYVGAGWRNARVDIENYLELLALQPEILSPAEPAHLPASLGQPPKEATNPETRGVGVVFSHVTFGYEAGRPILHDISFTIAPGETLAVVGRTGSGKSTLARLLTRAYDPQEGRVSVAGYDLPHIALEDLRRLIGVVPQDCALFNASIGDNIAYGRIGATPEEVREAAYRAQIGAFIDSLPQGFETMVGERGLKLSGGERQRVAIARVILRNPSLLVLDEASSALDTRTEAAIQKELAALSRQRTTLVVAHRLSTVQDAHRILVLDQGRIVEEGDHAALLARGGVYAEMWAAQQAGEG
- the rpmB gene encoding 50S ribosomal protein L28, which gives rise to MSRRCQVTGKGVLTGNNVSHANNKSRRRFLPNLQDATLLSDILGACVHMRVSTQGLRTIEHNGGLDSFLLGTPNRKLTPEALIIKRRILRAQERKAAARQAA
- a CDS encoding AI-2E family transporter, with the protein product MTDTPAARPRNEYRRSGRFHDKSDNKLETLNRRATYALQRRARTYLALTFIGLGLYSLWNLIPALLWGTVFAICLWPIYERMEKRCGHSMWLPAAFTTLLALVFLIPIFFVGYRLTDELHNASRWLESIRQSGIPMPQWIDRLPFRAAAIHHWWENTLAQPQYLNHLFSTLDISHLFSTLDIGHSMRVTRQVGSEVLHRGLLFAFSLLTLFFLLKDGQGITARCLRGSNRLFGPQGKRLARQIIFSIHGTLSGLVLVGLGEGAIMGVAYMFAGASQPLIFALGTAVCAMVPFLGWVAVTSVSLLILVKGNMVGALVVWLLGAVLLFVADHFVRPVLIGGTTKVPFMWVLLGILGGAETWGLLGLFLGPAIMAVLHLLWIHWTDSYAQRKALEASEETPELQAKKS